Proteins encoded within one genomic window of Besnoitia besnoiti strain Bb-Ger1 chromosome II, whole genome shotgun sequence:
- a CDS encoding hypothetical protein (encoded by transcript BESB_033800), with protein sequence MRRFRNLNEVTGLAAAVLVAVAILGCHSSFGQPASDGPKQDVADAQVCDDQPGPSNPGVTLTLHPNQKAVSFKCTETRIAKLYPTSSSQNVCVDPNCDTPQSLNQACPGARLTEVPADGDGNHTPKTFTLTVPEKSRPEKDLHYKCKLTDIPKHSEGRDRIAERVAGGGGGVGGVPQAQTEIDCVITIKVKSTQQEHVPESQDQSDSQGPPHTDQPNSHAVITECNKDTETANLSAEKPLQFRCQKGHVLRPSSITNVYDNNDGQCTKEVQLSSILKATLKPPKSQVEEGEATDYYELALETAPVHDAALCYRCVLPELGASSSSSSMRTAASEKKECLLKVSVNGTEGPASLADVLPARQLWLLGPVIFCLLSSSL encoded by the coding sequence ATGAGACGATTCCGGAATTTGAATGAGGTCACTGGCCTTGCTGCCGCTGTTTTGGTAGCTGTTGCCATTTTGGGATGTCATTCCTCATTCGGGCAACCAGCCTCAGATGGCCCTAAGCAAGATGTTGCTGACGCTCAAGTATGCGATGACCAACCCGGACCCTCCAACCCTGGGGTCACCTTGACCCTGCATCCAAATCAAAAAGCTGTGTCTTTCAAGTGCACCGAAACACGGATTGCGAAGCTTTATCCAACGAGCTCAAGCCAAAATGTCTGTGTCGACCCCAACTGCGACACACCACAGTCGCTGAACCAGGCGTGCCCTGGAGCCAGATTAACTGAGGTTCCTGCAGATGGAGACGGGAACCACACGCCCAAAACGTTTACGCTCACTGTCCCAGAAAAAAGTAGACCGGAAAAAGATCTGCACTACAAATGCAAACTGACGGATATACCCAAGCATTCAGAAGGAAGAGACCGTATTGCGGAAAGAGTagcaggaggcggaggaggcgtggGTGGAGTGCCACAAGCACAGACCGAGATAGACTGCGTAATCACGATCAAAGTCAAGTCAACCCAGCAAGAGCACGTGCCGGAAAGTCAAGACCAGTCTGATAGCCAAGGACCGCCCCATACAGACCAACCGAACTCCCATGCGGTTATCACTGAATGCAACAAAGACACCGAAACGGCTAACCTGTCGGCTGAAAAGCCTCTCCAGTTCAGATGTCAAAAGGGTCATGTGCTGCGGCCATCATCGATCACAAACGTTTATGACAACAACGACGGGCAGTGCACCAAGGAGGTTCAGCTTTCTTCCATTTTGAAGGCGACACTGAAGCCGCCAAAGTCCCAGGTGGAAGAAGGTGAGGCGACAGACTACTACGAGCTGGCGCTTGAGACCGCTCCGGTGCACGACGCTGCGCTGTGCTACAGGTGCGTGTTGCCTGAACTAGGCGCCagttcgtcttcgtcttccatGAGGACAGCAGCATCTGAGAAGAAAGAGTGTCTTCTGAAAGTGTCGGTTAATGGGACAGAGGGGCCAGCCTCGTTGGCGGACGTGTTGCCCGCCCGGCAGCTCTGGTTACTTGGTCCGGTGATCTTCTGCCTgctgtcctcttcgctgtAA
- a CDS encoding hypothetical protein (encoded by transcript BESB_033810), with protein sequence MRKDDSKGFVFTLFPKDSSISVSCGPTQPVLKPEQSDKHFYRTEQCQEESKGSFHSVRVGATLSDKQSSSTTAFTLNMPTGNRNKAELCYSCETTATVSPAPPGPPGTQGPSGNQRPQGRGDPKISKCIVKIRKKQGGSHQNPDPQEENGDGLKVSECTDDTVTSTASTGTPLVLKCEAGMSLLPLTPDRDFDARTGDCGYKVAQTSLVGAELQPSQDTEKEKDVYTLKINKDPEHDT encoded by the coding sequence ATGAGAAAAGATGACTCGAAGGGATTTGTGTTCACTCTCTTTCCAAAGGATTCCAGTATTTCCGTCAGTTGTGGACCCACCCAGCCCGTCCTTAAGCCCGAACAATCAGACAAGCACTTCTACAGGACTGAACAGTGCCAAGAAGAAAGCAAAGGGTCGTTCCACTCTGTACGCGTAGGCGCCACTCTAAGCGACAAACAGAGTTCGTCCACAACGGCCTTCACGCTGAACATGCCGACGGGAAACCGTAATAAAGCGGAACTCTGTTACAGCTGCGAAACAACCGCAACAGTTTCACCAGCGCCACCGGGCCCACCAGGCACTCAAGGCCCATCAGGCAACCAACGCCCGCAAGGTCGGGGTGATCCAAAAATCAGCAAATGCATTGTCAAGATTAGAAAGAAGCAGGGAGGAAGCCACCAGAACCCCGATCCTCAAGAAGAAAATGGAGATGGTCTGAAAGTTAGCGAGTGCACAGACGACACTGTGACATCGACGGCTTCGACAGGCACGCCGCTCGTTTTAAAATGTGAAGCCGGAATGTCACTGCTGCCTTTGACACCTGACCGAGATTTTGATGCCAGAACTGGAGACTGTGGATATAAGGTTGCCCAGACAAGCCTCGTGGGTGCGGAGTTGCAACCGTCCCAGGacacagaaaaagaaaaggaTGTGTATACTCTCAAGATCAACAAAGACCCTGAGCACGACACATGA